Proteins from a single region of Pyrus communis chromosome 6, drPyrComm1.1, whole genome shotgun sequence:
- the LOC137736961 gene encoding uncharacterized protein produces MEEILSDLMEFFVKPSITETFVDILLCAVPIWLAVMIGLVIGWSWRPRWTGLLYLGLRSKFRFLWTAPPGFGARRLWLAFTALSAFSLCRTIWSTFKGKGKVTPPSAGDSAASGSAAAAESGIEIVGLIAKGDKRVQDVVTETDLEHLVSLIGGREGEVEWQSLMERSTASMAYKAWRHDPETGPTVYCSRTVFEDATPELVRDFFWDDEFRPKWDPMLTYCKILEECPQTGTMIVHWIKKFPFFCSDREYLIGRRIWEAGKTYYCLTKGVPYPSLPKRDKPRRVEQYFSSWIIKAVESRKGDGQLTACEVTLVHYEDMGIPKDVAKLGVRHGMWSTVKKLHSGMRAYQNARKSEACLSQSAQMAKITTKVSSHGSMNYLEPTPGEEEKGQIPNNKRPNGNGIDWKLIVIGGSVALVCGLHTGAIGKGLLLGAGQRFARRT; encoded by the exons ATGGAGGAAATATTGTCCGATCTGATGGAGTTCTTCGTAAAACCCTCGATAACCGAAACATTCGTCGACATATTGCTTTGTGCAGTCCCGATATGGTTGGCCGTGATGATTGGCCTCGTGATCGGCTGGTCATGGCGGCCCAGGTGGACCGGTCTCCTGTACCTCGGCCTTCGGAGCAAGTTCCGGTTCCTCTGGACCGCGCCGCCGGGGTTCGGTGCCCGCCGCCTCTGGCTCGCCTTCACGGCGCTCTCCGCTTTCTCCCTTTGCCGTACGATTTGGTCCACTTTCAAGGGGAAAGGGAAAGTAACGCCGCCGTCTGCTGGGGACTCGGCGGCTTCGGGTTCGGCAGCCGCCGCCGAGAGCGGCATCGAGATTGTTGG ACTCATTGCTAAAGGTGACAAGAGAGTCCAGGATGTTGTCACAGAAACTGATTTGGAGCACCTAGTGAGTTTAAttggagggagagagggagaagtGGAGTGGCAAAGCTTGATGGAGAGGTCGACTGCAAGCATGGCATACAAAGCATGGCGCCATGATCCTGAG ACAGGTCCCACTGTATACTGTAGCAGAACTGTCTTTGAGGATGCAACTCCGGAGTTGGTTAGAGATTTTTTCTGGGATGATGAGTTTCGACCTAAATGGGATCCGATGCTCACATACTGTAAGATATTGGAGGAATGCCCACAGACTGGAACAATGATCGTTCATTGGATTAAAAAG TTCCCTTTTTTCTGCAGTGATCGGGAATATTTAATTGGTCGAAGAATATGGGAGGCTGGAAAAACTTATTATTGTTTGACAAAG GGTGTTCCATATCCAAGTTTGCCTAAGCGTGACAAGCCCAGACGTGTGGAACAATATTTCTCTAGTTGGATAATCAAGGCTG TGGAGTCTCGGAAAGGAGATGGACAGTTAACTGCATGTGAGGTTACCCTCGTACACTATGAAGACATGGGCATCCCCAAAGATGTGGCAAAGTTGGGCGTCCGTCATGGGATGTGGTCCACTGTCAAAAAATTACACTCTGGTATGAGAGCATACCAGAATGCGAGGAAATCAGAGGCTTGTCTGTCGCAAAGTGCCCAGATGGCCAAAATCACCACAAAGGTATCCTCCCATGGAAGCATGAATTATTTGGAGCCGACACCCGGAGAAGAGGAAAAAGGTCAAATCCCAAACAATAAAAGACCAAATGGAAACGGCATTGATTGGAAATTGATAGTTATAGGTGGATCTGTGGCTCTGGTTTGTGGACTTCACACAGGTGCAATAGGGAAGGGGTTGTTACTTGGAGCAGGGCAGAGATTCGCCCGAAGGACATGA